The Mercurialis annua linkage group LG2, ddMerAnnu1.2, whole genome shotgun sequence genome contains a region encoding:
- the LOC126669018 gene encoding pyruvate kinase, cytosolic isozyme → MSNGGGGVTMKIKHKTKIVCTLGPASRSIDMLEKLLRAGMNVARFNFSHGSHEYHQETLENLKAAMLNTATLCAVMLDTKGPEIRTGFLKDAKPVQLKQGQEITVSTDYSIKGDANMISMSYKKLAEDVKPGMVILCADGTISFTVLSCDKKAGLVQCRCENSAVLGERKNVNLPGVIVDLPTLTEKDKEDILKWGVPNQIDMIALSFVRKGSDLVEVRKLLGPHAKNILLMSKVENQEGVANFDDILANSDAFMVARGDLGMEIPIEKIFLAQKVMIYKCNIQGKPVVTATQMLESMIKSPRPTRAEATDVANAVLDGSDCVMLSGETAAGAYPELAVRTMAKICIEAESTLNYGDVFKRIMEHSPVPMSPLESLASSAVRTAMSAKASLILVLTRGGSTAKLVAKYRPGIPILSVVVPEVQTDSFDWSCSNEAPARHSLIFRGLVPVLYAGSARASHAETTEEALDFALEHAKGKGVCKIGDSVVALHRIGTASVIKIIYVK, encoded by the exons ATGAGCAACGGCGGTGGTGGCGTAACAATGAAGATAAAGCACAAAACAAAAATCGTATGCACGCTCGGACCCGCCTCCAGATCCATTGATATGCTGGAGAAGCTATTGAGGGCTGGCATGAACGTCGCCCGATTCAATTTTTCTCATGGATCTCACGAGTACCATCAGGAAACTCTCGAGAATCTCAAGGCTGCCATGCTTAACACTGCTACTCTCTGTGCCGTCATGCTCGACACCAAG GGACCCGAGATTCGAACTGGTTTCTTGAAGGATGCAAAACCCGTGCAGCTAAAACAAGGCCAAGAAATAACTGTATCTACCGATTATAGCATCAAAGGGGATGCAAATATGATCAGCATGAGCTACAAAAAGTTGGCTGAGGATGTTAAGCCTGGAATGGTTATACTTTGTGCAGATGGAACTATCTCATTTACGGTTTTATCATGTGACAAAAAAGCAGGTTTGGTTCAATGCCGGTGTGAGAATTCCGCCGTTCTCGGTGAGAGGAAAAATGTGAATCTTCCTGGGGTTATTGTGGATCTCCCTACCTTGACTGAGAAAGACAAGGAAGATATCTTGAAGTGGGGAGTTCCCAATCAAATTGACATGATTGCTCTGTCTTTTGTGCGGAAAGGCTCCGACCTTGTTGAAGTCAGGAAGTTGTTGGGGCCTCATGCTAAGAATATCCTTCTCATGTCAAAG GTTGAAAATCAAGAGGGTGTTGCAAATTTTGATGATATCTTGGCAAATTCGGATGCATTTATGGTGGCGCGTGGTGACCTCGGTATGGAAATTCCAATTGAGAAGATTTTTCTAGCACAGAAAGTGATGATTTACAAGTGCAACATTCAAGGAAAACCAGTTGTGACTGCAACCCAGATGCTGGAGTCTATGATCAAATCCCCGCGGCCAACTAGAGCTGAAGCCACCGATGTTGCCAATGCGGTCCTTGATGGATCCGACTGTGTCATGCTGAGTGGTGAGACAGCTGCTGGGGCGTATCCAGAACTTGCTGTGAGGACCATGGCAAAAATATGCATAGAAGCAGAAAGCACATTGAACTATGGAGATGTCTTTAAGAGAATAATGGAACACTCACCTGTGCCGATGAGCCCGTTAGAGAGTCTGGCGTCGTCGGCGGTGAGAACAGCCATGTCTGCGAAAGCATCTCTTATATTAGTGCTGACGAGAGGAGGAAGTACTGCGAAATTGGTGGCTAAATACAGACCTGGAATTCCTATTCTGTCAGTGGTGGTTCCTGAGGTGCAGACAGATTCGTTTGATTGGTCGTGTAGCAATGAAGCGCCTGCAAGGCATAGCCTGATATTTAGGGGGTTGGTACCAGTTTTGTATGCAGGATCTGCTAGGGCATCACATGCAGAGACTACAGAAGAAGCATTGGATTTTGCCTTGGAACATGCCAAGGGGAAAGGAGTCTGCAAGATTGGGGATTCTGTTGTGGCTCTGCATCGTATTGGAACTGCATCAGTAATCAAGATCATTTACGTCAAGTGA